Proteins encoded together in one Bradyrhizobium sp. PSBB068 window:
- the ybgF gene encoding tol-pal system protein YbgF, producing the protein MSSRFHFLSSAAAIAALFAVSAPVFAQSDDSDAEMRIERLENQLRQLTGQNEELQYRNRQLEERLRQLGGQPGGAPGQAPAGQPNVAAVPPAQQPQAYPQVQPGYAQPQQGYGQPQQGYGRQPQGGYDQQQIAAPQPIVQEPPPAAAPGRRGRGDAFDPTQNPNAPGAPRVLGGGGQMPMQNEAAVGAPGGRGAGEPLELGNTSPQRAPGASAALTTLPPSATPKDEFDLGIGYMQRKDYALAEETMKNFAVKYPTDPLVADSQYWLGESYFQRQQYRDAAETFLGVTTKFDKSAKAPDALLRLGQSLAALKEKEAACAAFGEIARKYPRASGGVKAAVDREQKRVKC; encoded by the coding sequence ATGTCATCCAGGTTTCATTTTCTTTCCTCCGCCGCGGCGATCGCGGCGCTGTTCGCCGTTTCTGCACCAGTGTTTGCCCAATCCGACGATTCCGATGCCGAGATGCGGATCGAGCGGCTTGAAAACCAGCTGCGGCAGCTGACCGGTCAGAACGAGGAGTTGCAGTACCGCAACCGCCAGCTCGAGGAGCGGCTGCGCCAGCTCGGCGGCCAGCCGGGCGGCGCTCCTGGACAGGCTCCGGCCGGCCAACCCAATGTCGCGGCGGTGCCTCCGGCACAGCAGCCGCAGGCTTACCCGCAAGTCCAGCCGGGCTACGCCCAGCCGCAACAGGGATACGGGCAGCCCCAGCAAGGCTATGGCCGGCAACCGCAAGGTGGCTATGACCAGCAGCAGATCGCTGCGCCCCAGCCGATCGTACAGGAGCCGCCACCGGCAGCGGCTCCAGGCCGCCGTGGACGCGGCGACGCCTTCGATCCGACCCAGAACCCGAATGCCCCCGGCGCCCCGCGTGTGCTCGGTGGCGGCGGCCAGATGCCGATGCAGAATGAGGCGGCGGTCGGTGCGCCCGGCGGCCGCGGGGCCGGCGAGCCGCTCGAGCTTGGCAACACCAGCCCGCAGCGCGCCCCCGGCGCGAGCGCGGCGCTGACCACCTTGCCGCCGTCGGCGACACCGAAGGACGAATTCGACCTCGGCATCGGCTACATGCAGCGCAAGGACTACGCGCTCGCCGAAGAGACGATGAAGAACTTCGCCGTGAAATATCCGACCGATCCACTGGTGGCCGACTCGCAATACTGGCTCGGCGAGAGCTATTTCCAGCGCCAGCAATATCGCGACGCTGCGGAAACCTTCCTCGGCGTGACCACCAAGTTCGACAAGTCCGCGAAGGCGCCCGACGCGCTGTTGCGGCTCGGCCAGTCGCTGGCGGCGCTGAAGGAAAAGGAAGCCGCCTGCGCCGCGTTCGGCGAGATCGCCCGGAAGTACCCGCGCGCCTCCGGCGGGGTCAAGGCTGCGGTTGACCGCGAGCAGAAGCGCGTGAAGTGCTAA
- the tilS gene encoding tRNA lysidine(34) synthetase TilS, translated as MPDDQSAIPARDAKRLFAGLVRAPAIVLAVSGGPDSVALMWLAARWRRALAQGPRLVAVTVDHGLRPEAAREARDVKRLARSLDLPHQTLRWSGPKPGAGVPAAARAARYRLLAQAARKYGATHILTAHTRDDQAETLLMRMLRGSGVAGLSAMARETERDGIRLIRPLLDISKAQLIATLQKARIGFADDPTNRDPSFTRPRLRALMPLLAEEGGDARNLARLAARIARANAALEVLVDGAERYLALKSEDNPDAGFDAALFAVMPDEIRLRLLKRAIDRAGHEGPAELGKVEALLAAVDQALDGALGPRESKLKQTLAGAVISVASGRIRISPAPPRRARSR; from the coding sequence ATGCCTGACGACCAATCCGCCATCCCGGCAAGGGACGCCAAGCGCCTGTTCGCAGGCCTCGTGCGCGCGCCGGCGATCGTGCTCGCGGTGTCGGGCGGTCCCGATTCAGTCGCGCTGATGTGGCTCGCCGCGCGCTGGCGCCGCGCTCTCGCGCAAGGACCGCGGCTGGTGGCGGTCACCGTCGATCATGGTCTGCGTCCTGAAGCGGCCCGCGAGGCGCGCGACGTCAAGCGGCTGGCGCGAAGCCTGGACCTGCCGCATCAGACGCTGCGCTGGAGCGGACCGAAACCCGGGGCCGGCGTGCCGGCAGCCGCGCGCGCGGCCCGCTACCGCCTGCTCGCGCAAGCCGCGCGCAAGTACGGCGCCACCCATATCCTGACCGCGCACACCCGTGACGATCAAGCCGAGACGCTGTTGATGCGGATGCTGCGCGGCAGCGGCGTCGCGGGCCTCTCGGCGATGGCGCGCGAGACCGAGCGCGACGGCATTCGACTGATCCGACCGCTGCTCGATATTTCCAAGGCACAGCTGATCGCGACGCTGCAGAAGGCGCGCATCGGCTTTGCCGACGATCCGACCAATCGCGATCCGTCCTTCACGCGCCCACGGCTGCGCGCGCTGATGCCGCTGCTGGCCGAGGAAGGCGGCGACGCGCGGAACCTGGCGCGGCTCGCCGCGCGGATCGCGCGCGCCAACGCCGCGCTGGAGGTGCTGGTCGATGGCGCCGAGCGCTATCTTGCGTTGAAAAGCGAGGATAACCCCGACGCGGGCTTCGACGCCGCATTGTTCGCAGTGATGCCGGACGAGATCCGCCTCCGTCTGCTCAAGCGCGCCATCGACCGCGCGGGACACGAAGGGCCGGCCGAACTCGGCAAGGTCGAAGCCCTGCTCGCCGCGGTCGATCAGGCCCTGGATGGGGCCTTGGGACCACGCGAATCCAAGCTGAAACAGACGCTTGCCGGAGCCGTGATCAGCGTCGCTTCCGGCCGCATCAGGATCAGCCCGGCGCCGCCCCGCCGGGCACGTTCCCGCTGA
- a CDS encoding DUF3052 domain-containing protein, whose protein sequence is MAGTSGKPIVQKLGLKPGFCIFVDGLSVPYRDIVGELPADLRIAKTARAPLDAVHLFAAEARGLSARLRRYREAIAPDGMIWVSWPKKSSGVATDLTDVVVRETGLASGLIDVKVCAVDAVWSGLKFVIPVKERGQR, encoded by the coding sequence ATGGCCGGCACGTCCGGCAAACCGATTGTGCAAAAGCTCGGCCTCAAGCCGGGCTTTTGCATTTTTGTCGACGGGCTGTCCGTTCCTTACCGCGACATCGTCGGCGAGCTGCCGGCCGACCTGCGGATCGCGAAGACCGCGCGGGCGCCACTCGATGCCGTGCATCTTTTCGCTGCCGAGGCCAGGGGGCTCTCGGCCAGGCTGCGGCGCTACCGGGAGGCGATCGCGCCTGACGGCATGATCTGGGTGTCGTGGCCGAAGAAGAGCTCAGGCGTCGCGACCGATCTCACCGATGTGGTGGTTCGCGAAACCGGGCTTGCGAGCGGCTTGATCGACGTCAAGGTCTGCGCCGTCGACGCGGTCTGGTCGGGCCTGAAATTCGTGATCCCGGTCAAGGAACGCGGCCAGCGCTGA
- the pal gene encoding peptidoglycan-associated lipoprotein Pal, with translation MKYLQGMKLVAVLAVALSMGACANKNPLDANGAIGGAATPGSQQDFVVNVGDRVFFESDQTDLSPQATATLDKQAQWLQTYNRYSFTIEGHADERGTREYNIALGARRAQSVRAYLASRGIDPSRMRTISYGKERPVAVCNDISCWSQNRRAVTVLNASS, from the coding sequence ATGAAATATCTCCAGGGTATGAAGCTGGTTGCGGTTCTGGCGGTGGCGCTGTCGATGGGTGCCTGCGCCAACAAGAACCCGTTGGACGCCAATGGTGCGATTGGGGGCGCCGCGACCCCGGGCAGCCAGCAGGACTTCGTGGTCAATGTCGGCGACCGCGTGTTCTTCGAGAGCGATCAGACCGATCTCAGCCCGCAGGCGACCGCGACCCTCGACAAGCAGGCGCAGTGGCTGCAGACCTACAACCGCTATTCCTTCACCATCGAAGGCCATGCCGACGAGCGCGGCACGCGCGAGTACAACATCGCGCTCGGTGCGCGCCGCGCGCAGTCGGTTCGCGCCTATCTCGCCTCGCGCGGTATCGATCCGAGCCGCATGCGCACCATCTCCTACGGCAAGGAGCGGCCGGTCGCGGTCTGCAACGACATTTCCTGCTGGTCGCAGAACCGTCGCGCCGTCACCGTGCTGAACGCCAGCTCCTGA
- a CDS encoding ABC transporter substrate-binding protein — protein MRKAFGALGAISFLLLPAVSFPAEMRGITSTEIRIGQTMPYSGPVSAFGALGKGEAGYFRMLNEHGGINGRKINFISLDDSYAPPKTVEQTRRLVESDEVALIFSSIGTAHNTAIAKYLQGKNIPQLFLASGASKFGDIAQFPQATMGVQAPFRYEARLYARYALAKNPNARFAVISQNDDYGRDYLAGIKDVLGDKYDSLVTVATYEISDPTIDSQIVKLKATNADVFVIAATPKFAAQSIRKAFEIGWRPMTFLSNTAVWISTVMQPAGVEAGTGIISTAYVKDPDDPVWKDDPGMKGWRDFMTRYLPEGDQHDTNYVNAYNSAMALEAVLKACGDDLSTENILRQAFAIRDLELPMLLPGIKVNTSSVDHVPVDQMQLMRFNGKTWDRFGELQTGN, from the coding sequence ATGCGCAAGGCATTCGGCGCGCTTGGCGCCATTTCGTTCCTGCTGCTGCCTGCCGTTTCATTCCCCGCTGAGATGCGTGGCATCACATCAACCGAAATCAGGATCGGCCAGACCATGCCCTATAGCGGGCCGGTGTCTGCGTTCGGCGCGCTGGGCAAGGGCGAGGCCGGCTATTTCAGGATGCTCAACGAGCACGGCGGCATCAACGGCCGCAAGATCAACTTCATCTCGCTGGACGATTCCTATGCTCCGCCGAAGACGGTGGAGCAGACGCGCCGCCTCGTCGAGAGCGACGAGGTCGCGCTGATCTTCTCTTCGATCGGAACCGCGCACAACACGGCGATCGCAAAGTATCTGCAGGGCAAGAACATCCCGCAGCTGTTCTTGGCCTCCGGCGCCTCGAAGTTCGGCGACATTGCGCAATTCCCGCAGGCGACGATGGGCGTGCAGGCGCCGTTCCGCTACGAAGCGCGGCTCTACGCGCGCTATGCGCTGGCGAAGAATCCGAACGCGCGATTTGCGGTGATCTCGCAGAACGACGATTACGGCCGCGACTATCTTGCAGGTATCAAGGATGTGCTAGGCGACAAGTATGATTCTCTCGTCACCGTTGCGACCTATGAGATATCGGACCCGACGATCGACTCGCAGATCGTCAAGCTGAAGGCCACCAATGCCGACGTCTTTGTGATCGCGGCGACGCCGAAATTCGCCGCGCAGTCGATCCGCAAAGCCTTCGAGATCGGCTGGCGGCCGATGACTTTCCTGTCCAACACTGCGGTATGGATCTCGACCGTGATGCAGCCGGCTGGCGTCGAAGCCGGCACCGGCATCATCTCAACGGCTTATGTGAAGGATCCGGACGATCCGGTCTGGAAGGATGATCCCGGCATGAAGGGCTGGCGCGACTTCATGACCAGATACCTGCCTGAAGGCGATCAGCACGACACCAACTACGTCAACGCTTATAACAGCGCGATGGCGTTGGAGGCGGTGCTGAAGGCCTGCGGCGACGATCTCTCGACCGAGAACATTCTGCGGCAGGCGTTCGCGATCAGGGATCTGGAATTGCCGATGCTGCTGCCGGGCATCAAGGTCAACACGTCCTCGGTCGACCATGTGCCGGTCGACCAGATGCAGCTGATGCGCTTCAACGGCAAGACCTGGGATCGCTTCGGGGAGCTTCAGACGGGGAACTGA
- the ftsH gene encoding ATP-dependent zinc metalloprotease FtsH — MNANLRNFALWVIIVLLLLALFTLFQNPGQRSSSSDISFSQLLTEVDQGHVRDVVIQGPEIHGTFNNGTSFQTYAPSDPTLVKRLYDAKVQITAKAPGDNVPWFVSLLVSWLPFIALIGVWIFLSRQMQGGAGKAMGFGKSRAKMLTEAHGRVTFEDVAGVDEAKLDLQEIVEFLRDPGKFQRLGGRIPRGVLLVGPPGTGKTLIARAVAGEANVPFFTISGSDFVEMFVGVGASRVRDMFEQAKKNAPCIIFIDEIDAVGRHRGAGLGGGNDEREQTLNQLLVEMDGFEANEGVILIAATNRPDVLDPALLRPGRFDRQVVVPNPDVGGREQILKVHVRKVPLAPDINLKTIARGTPGFSGADLMNLVNEAALTAARRNKRMVTQAEFEEAKDKVMMGAERKSLVMSEEEKMLTAYHEAGHAIVGLNVPAGIPVHKATIIPRGRAMGMVKFLPEGDRYSMKYKEFTSQLAVAMGGRVAEEITFGKDNITSGASSDIQQATKMAKAMVTQLGYSDQLGTVAYGDNQEEVFLGMSMGRQQSISEATAQKIDAEVRRLVEEGYETARRILTEKKVDFETLAKALLEFETLSGDEIKDLLNGKKPSRESVLEPIGPRASAVPPAGKPRPRPDPDTGMEPQPQA; from the coding sequence ATGAACGCCAATCTGCGGAATTTCGCCCTCTGGGTCATTATTGTCCTGCTGTTGCTGGCGTTGTTCACGCTTTTCCAGAATCCTGGCCAACGCTCGTCGTCATCGGACATCTCCTTCTCGCAGCTTCTCACTGAGGTCGATCAGGGCCATGTCCGCGACGTCGTGATTCAGGGGCCCGAGATTCACGGCACCTTCAACAACGGCACGAGCTTCCAGACCTACGCGCCGAGCGATCCGACGCTCGTGAAGCGGCTCTATGACGCCAAGGTGCAGATCACCGCGAAGGCGCCCGGCGACAACGTGCCGTGGTTCGTCTCGCTGCTGGTCTCCTGGTTGCCGTTCATCGCGCTGATCGGCGTCTGGATCTTCCTGTCGCGGCAGATGCAGGGCGGCGCCGGCAAGGCGATGGGCTTCGGCAAGTCGCGCGCCAAGATGCTGACCGAGGCGCACGGCCGCGTCACTTTCGAGGACGTTGCCGGCGTCGACGAAGCCAAGCTCGATCTGCAGGAGATCGTCGAATTCCTCCGCGACCCCGGCAAATTCCAGCGGCTCGGCGGACGCATTCCGCGCGGCGTGCTGCTGGTCGGCCCTCCCGGCACCGGCAAGACGCTGATCGCGCGTGCGGTCGCGGGCGAAGCCAATGTGCCATTCTTCACTATCTCCGGTTCGGACTTCGTTGAAATGTTCGTCGGCGTCGGCGCAAGCCGCGTCCGCGACATGTTCGAGCAGGCCAAGAAGAATGCGCCGTGCATCATCTTCATCGACGAAATCGACGCGGTCGGCCGTCATCGCGGCGCCGGTCTCGGCGGTGGCAATGACGAGCGCGAGCAGACGCTGAACCAGTTGCTGGTCGAGATGGACGGCTTCGAGGCCAATGAAGGCGTGATCCTGATCGCAGCGACCAACCGTCCCGACGTGCTCGATCCCGCGCTGCTGCGTCCCGGCCGCTTCGACCGTCAGGTCGTGGTGCCGAACCCGGATGTCGGTGGTCGCGAGCAGATACTGAAGGTTCACGTCCGCAAGGTGCCGCTGGCACCGGATATCAACCTCAAGACCATCGCGCGCGGCACCCCGGGCTTCTCCGGCGCCGACCTGATGAACCTCGTCAACGAGGCGGCGCTGACTGCCGCGCGTCGCAACAAGCGGATGGTGACGCAGGCCGAGTTCGAAGAGGCCAAGGACAAGGTGATGATGGGTGCCGAGCGCAAGTCGCTCGTCATGAGTGAGGAAGAGAAGATGCTCACGGCCTATCATGAGGCCGGTCATGCGATCGTCGGCCTCAACGTCCCGGCCGGCATTCCGGTCCACAAGGCGACGATCATTCCTCGCGGCCGTGCGATGGGCATGGTCAAGTTCCTGCCTGAGGGTGATCGTTATTCGATGAAGTACAAGGAGTTCACCTCCCAGCTCGCGGTCGCCATGGGCGGGCGCGTCGCCGAGGAGATTACCTTCGGCAAGGACAACATCACGTCCGGCGCGTCGAGCGATATCCAGCAGGCGACCAAGATGGCCAAGGCCATGGTCACGCAGCTCGGTTACTCCGACCAACTCGGTACCGTCGCCTATGGCGACAATCAGGAAGAGGTGTTCCTCGGCATGTCGATGGGACGCCAGCAGAGTATCTCGGAAGCGACGGCTCAGAAGATCGATGCCGAAGTCAGGCGTCTGGTTGAAGAAGGCTACGAGACTGCGCGGCGTATCCTGACGGAGAAGAAGGTCGATTTCGAAACCTTGGCAAAGGCGTTGCTGGAGTTCGAAACGCTGTCCGGCGATGAAATCAAGGACCTGCTGAACGGCAAGAAGCCGAGCCGCGAGTCGGTCCTGGAGCCGATCGGTCCGCGCGCGTCCGCGGTGCCGCCGGCCGGCAAGCCGCGTCCGCGTCCCGATCCGGACACCGGGATGGAACCGCAGCCGCAGGCATAA